From the genome of Pseudomonas sp. TMP9, one region includes:
- the hemC gene encoding hydroxymethylbilane synthase yields the protein MSREIRIATRKSALALWQAEHVKARLEQAHPGLSVILVPMVSRGDKLLDAPLAKIGGKGLFVKELETALLENQADIAVHSMKDVPMDFPEGLGLYCICEREDPRDAFVSNTYASLDALPAGSVVGTSSLRRQAQLLARRPDLKIQFLRGNVNTRLAKLDAGDYDAIILAAAGLIRLGFAERIRTSISAEDSLPAGGQGAVGIECRSVDSQIHALLAPLHHHDTALRVTAERALNKHLNGGCQVPIACYAVLEGEQLWLRGLVGQPDGSQLLRAEQRANSADAEQLGVQVAEALLAQGAAAILQSVYSEAGAE from the coding sequence ATGTCTCGTGAAATCCGCATTGCCACCCGTAAAAGTGCCTTGGCCCTGTGGCAGGCCGAACACGTTAAAGCGCGTCTAGAGCAGGCGCATCCTGGCCTTAGCGTCATCCTGGTGCCGATGGTCAGTCGCGGCGATAAGCTGCTGGATGCACCGCTGGCGAAAATTGGCGGCAAGGGCCTGTTTGTTAAAGAGCTGGAAACTGCGCTGCTGGAGAATCAGGCCGACATCGCCGTGCATTCGATGAAGGATGTGCCGATGGACTTCCCCGAAGGCTTAGGTCTGTATTGCATCTGCGAGCGCGAAGACCCACGCGATGCCTTTGTCTCCAACACCTATGCCAGCCTTGATGCATTGCCGGCCGGCAGCGTGGTTGGCACCTCCAGCCTGCGCCGACAGGCGCAATTGCTGGCGCGTCGGCCGGATCTGAAAATCCAGTTTCTGCGTGGCAACGTCAACACCCGCTTGGCCAAGCTGGATGCCGGCGATTACGACGCGATTATCCTTGCAGCCGCCGGCTTAATCCGCCTCGGGTTTGCCGAGCGCATCCGCACCTCAATCAGTGCCGAAGACAGCTTGCCGGCTGGCGGCCAGGGTGCCGTGGGCATCGAGTGCCGCAGTGTCGACAGCCAGATTCATGCCCTGCTGGCGCCTTTGCACCACCACGATACTGCGTTGCGGGTGACTGCTGAGCGCGCGCTGAATAAGCACCTGAATGGCGGCTGCCAAGTGCCGATTGCGTGCTATGCCGTGCTCGAAGGCGAGCAGCTATGGCTGCGTGGCTTGGTCGGTCAGCCAGATGGTTCACAACTGCTGCGCGCCGAACAGCGGGCCAACAGCGCAGATGCTGAGCAGCTGGGCGTGCAAGTGGCTGAAGCGCTGCTGGCTCAGGGCGCCGCCGCTATTCTGCAATCTGTCTACAGCGAGGCCGGCGCCGAGTGA
- a CDS encoding TIGR02647 family protein — translation MAFTPELIAELEILALFNLGTTQEGIKVHQTATPSAVSAAKRLHEKGLISLPDGGYLTSLGLDAAEHAQVLLTILNVTEAA, via the coding sequence ATGGCCTTTACCCCGGAATTAATTGCCGAACTGGAAATCCTCGCACTGTTCAACCTGGGCACCACCCAGGAAGGCATCAAAGTTCATCAGACGGCCACACCCTCGGCGGTTTCTGCCGCCAAGCGCTTGCATGAGAAAGGCTTGATCAGTCTACCCGATGGCGGTTACCTAACCAGCCTTGGCCTGGACGCTGCTGAACACGCACAAGTCTTGCTGACCATTCTCAACGTCACCGAAGCGGCTTAA
- a CDS encoding heme biosynthesis HemY N-terminal domain-containing protein — protein sequence MKRLYWLLLILAVVAGVASVLLFGSPLAEHKGYVLIAFQGFRYESSLWAFVVVVLALWLLVYLLRLSLRLLVTSAGLINPWSRLHKRRRVRTASEQGFLELAEGRWARALRHLQQAATRSPQPLSYYLGAARAAHHLGQYDVSDDLLEQALNRQPQAELAIALLHAELQLARGQTAHALDTLQAMRSRHPHHHLVLRQLQQLYLQSSDWSALLGLLPDLRKEKALGDAELSELERQAWRGRLLQAGQPVGSDTVPALASLQQAWQAMSAAQHKEPVLVTVYAEQLRLLGAEAEAEELLRHFLKQHYDTALVRLYGLLRGRDLGRQLQTAEGWLKQHPEDAGLLLTLGRLCVHSQLWGKAQSYLESSLTFQRHPETCTELAHLLVQLGDLERSNSLYQESLRLLDPRLCTQGLPAAI from the coding sequence ATGAAGCGTCTCTATTGGTTGCTGCTGATCTTGGCGGTGGTTGCCGGCGTCGCCAGCGTGCTGCTGTTTGGCTCGCCGCTGGCTGAGCACAAGGGCTATGTGCTGATTGCCTTCCAGGGTTTTCGTTACGAATCTAGCCTATGGGCCTTTGTCGTGGTGGTGTTGGCGCTCTGGCTGCTGGTTTACCTGCTGCGGTTGAGCCTGCGGTTACTGGTGACGTCTGCGGGGCTGATAAATCCATGGTCACGCTTGCACAAGCGCCGACGTGTTCGCACGGCCTCCGAGCAGGGCTTTCTTGAGCTGGCCGAAGGTCGCTGGGCGCGAGCCTTGCGTCATCTGCAGCAGGCAGCCACTCGTTCACCGCAACCGTTGAGCTATTACTTGGGTGCGGCCCGCGCAGCGCATCACTTGGGCCAATATGACGTCAGCGATGACCTGCTTGAGCAGGCCCTTAATCGTCAGCCGCAAGCGGAACTGGCCATTGCTTTGTTACATGCCGAACTGCAACTGGCCCGTGGTCAGACGGCACACGCACTGGACACCCTGCAAGCCATGCGCTCGCGTCACCCGCACCATCATTTGGTGCTGCGCCAGTTGCAGCAGCTTTACCTGCAGTCTAGCGACTGGTCGGCATTGCTCGGCTTGCTGCCTGACCTGCGCAAAGAAAAAGCCCTGGGTGATGCCGAGCTGAGCGAGTTAGAGCGTCAGGCTTGGCGAGGGCGTTTGCTCCAGGCTGGGCAGCCGGTGGGCAGCGATACCGTCCCAGCGCTGGCTTCATTGCAGCAGGCATGGCAGGCCATGTCAGCTGCGCAGCATAAGGAACCCGTCTTGGTTACGGTGTATGCCGAGCAACTGCGTCTACTGGGTGCCGAGGCTGAGGCGGAAGAGCTGCTGCGGCACTTCCTTAAACAGCATTACGACACCGCCCTGGTGCGCCTCTACGGTTTGCTGCGTGGGCGTGATCTAGGTCGCCAGTTGCAAACTGCCGAGGGCTGGCTGAAACAGCACCCAGAAGACGCCGGCTTACTGCTGACGCTGGGGCGCCTGTGCGTGCACAGCCAGCTGTGGGGCAAGGCTCAAAGTTACTTAGAAAGCAGCCTGACCTTCCAGCGTCATCCTGAAACCTGCACTGAACTGGCGCATCTGCTGGTACAACTGGGTGATCTAGAACGCAGTAACAGCCTGTATCAGGAAAGCCTGCGCCTGCTTGATCCACGGCTGTGTACACAGGGTTTGCCAGCGGCGATCTGA
- a CDS encoding uroporphyrinogen-III C-methyltransferase produces the protein MSEATTPKEQAPQEPGPAPLDAAATKPAAPAGKSAARGNGLALLALLVAAAGAGAGGWGLWQIKALDDRSQQQVSLLQDAQREAQSLAQVGRTLDTRLDQLPSIEELDTRRRLLMQLQGDQQLLNQRLETVLGASRQDWRLAEAEHLLRLASLRLSALQDINSATALVQAADEILHEQDDPAAFSAREQLAKSLQALRSTANPDRTGLFLQLGALREQAAQLNALAPRFSNEGDVLSELAATDGAAEPTWWQRGVQTLSEYLRIEFNADRTIRPTLAGQSLAQVRLALSLALEQAQWGALHGDSAVYRQALQQAREVLDAHFNADNPNSRALRARIDELTEQPIAVTPPDLSPTLNAVQAYIQAKQTARNQQQSDVEPAAAPADDIEASLQEAPQ, from the coding sequence GTGAGCGAAGCAACTACTCCGAAAGAGCAAGCCCCCCAAGAGCCCGGCCCAGCGCCGCTAGACGCGGCTGCGACGAAGCCTGCAGCCCCTGCAGGCAAGTCGGCGGCACGCGGTAATGGTTTGGCGCTGCTGGCGTTATTGGTGGCGGCGGCAGGAGCCGGCGCCGGTGGTTGGGGACTTTGGCAGATAAAGGCGCTGGACGACCGCAGCCAACAGCAGGTGAGCCTGCTGCAGGATGCTCAACGCGAGGCGCAGAGCTTGGCTCAAGTGGGGCGAACGCTGGATACGCGACTGGATCAGCTGCCCAGCATCGAAGAGTTAGACACTCGCCGTCGCCTGTTGATGCAGCTGCAGGGTGACCAGCAACTGTTGAATCAGCGTCTGGAAACGGTGCTCGGGGCCAGCCGTCAGGACTGGCGATTGGCCGAGGCCGAACATCTGTTGCGTCTGGCTAGCCTGCGTCTGTCCGCCCTGCAAGATATCAACAGCGCCACCGCGTTGGTGCAGGCTGCCGATGAAATCCTCCATGAGCAGGATGATCCCGCCGCTTTCAGCGCTCGTGAGCAGTTGGCCAAGAGTCTGCAAGCGCTTCGCTCGACAGCCAACCCGGACCGTACTGGGTTGTTTCTGCAGCTCGGCGCTTTGCGTGAGCAGGCGGCGCAGCTAAATGCTCTCGCCCCACGGTTTAGCAACGAAGGTGACGTGCTGAGCGAGCTGGCGGCTACCGATGGCGCGGCCGAGCCGACGTGGTGGCAGCGTGGCGTACAGACCTTGTCGGAATATCTGCGCATCGAGTTCAACGCCGATCGCACGATCCGCCCAACCTTGGCTGGCCAGAGTCTCGCCCAGGTGCGTCTGGCTCTTAGTCTCGCGCTGGAGCAGGCGCAATGGGGTGCACTGCACGGAGACAGCGCCGTCTACCGGCAGGCGTTGCAGCAGGCCCGCGAGGTGCTGGATGCGCACTTCAATGCGGATAACCCGAACAGCCGTGCCCTGCGCGCGCGCATTGATGAGCTGACCGAGCAGCCGATTGCGGTGACGCCACCCGACCTCAGCCCGACGTTGAATGCTGTGCAGGCTTATATCCAAGCCAAACAAACCGCGCGCAATCAGCAGCAAAGCGACGTTGAGCCTGCTGCTGCGCCAGCGGATGATATCGAGGCTTCATTGCAGGAGGCGCCGCAATGA
- a CDS encoding sensor histidine kinase: MKLKSALSEKHPPLVDDFFVPELCEPEALLSMVLLAELLVLVLVLSEPMLPGFDWVRLALTSLFVQWIVLLSAAVLCRLRPLMARMRAATAGALCCAIVIALSLLCTAVADYYELGGPLPRAGEVNLYLRHALISLIMSALLLRYFYLQSQWRKQEQAELRARIESLQARIRPHFLFNSLNSIASLVVIDPNKAEQAVLDLSDLFRASLAKPGSLVPWCEELELAQRYLSIERYRLGERLQLQWEITGVPDDLPIPQLTLQPLLENALIYGIQPRIEGGVVRVEASYNEGVFQLCVSNPYEQLDQQPPSRGTHQGLSNIDARLVALFGPRASLSVERRDGRHFTCLRYPCARPKQEARAL; this comes from the coding sequence ATGAAACTAAAAAGCGCGTTATCAGAAAAACACCCGCCACTGGTTGATGACTTCTTCGTGCCTGAACTGTGCGAGCCAGAAGCCCTGCTGAGCATGGTCTTGCTGGCCGAATTATTGGTGTTGGTACTGGTGTTGTCCGAGCCCATGCTGCCGGGCTTTGACTGGGTGCGTCTGGCGCTGACGTCACTGTTTGTGCAGTGGATCGTGCTGCTCTCGGCCGCCGTGCTGTGCCGCTTGCGCCCCCTGATGGCGCGTATGCGTGCCGCTACAGCCGGCGCGCTGTGCTGTGCGATTGTGATTGCGTTGAGCTTGCTCTGTACCGCAGTTGCCGACTATTACGAGCTGGGCGGGCCGCTGCCGCGTGCTGGTGAGGTCAATCTGTACCTGCGCCATGCCTTGATTAGTTTGATCATGTCGGCGCTGCTGCTGCGCTACTTCTACCTGCAAAGCCAATGGCGTAAGCAGGAGCAAGCGGAGTTGCGCGCGCGCATTGAGTCGCTGCAAGCGCGTATCCGTCCGCACTTTCTGTTCAATAGCCTCAACAGCATTGCCAGCTTGGTGGTGATTGACCCTAATAAAGCTGAGCAGGCGGTGCTGGATCTCTCTGATTTGTTCCGCGCCAGCTTAGCTAAGCCGGGTAGCTTGGTGCCCTGGTGCGAGGAGTTGGAGTTGGCGCAGCGATATTTGTCGATTGAGCGCTATCGGCTCGGCGAACGTCTACAGTTGCAGTGGGAGATCACTGGGGTGCCGGATGATCTGCCGATTCCACAACTGACCCTGCAGCCGCTGCTGGAAAACGCCTTGATCTACGGCATACAGCCGCGTATTGAAGGTGGCGTGGTGCGGGTTGAGGCGAGTTATAACGAGGGAGTATTCCAGTTGTGCGTCAGCAACCCCTATGAGCAACTAGACCAGCAGCCACCATCCCGTGGCACGCATCAGGGCTTGAGCAATATTGATGCGCGATTAGTGGCACTTTTCGGGCCGCGGGCCAGTCTCAGCGTAGAGCGCCGTGACGGTCGCCACTTCACGTGTCTACGCTATCCTTGTGCAAGACCCAAGCAGGAAGCCCGTGCATTATGA
- a CDS encoding TIGR02444 family protein, whose protein sequence is MPTDLWRFAEALYQDPEVEQACLQLQTQGADVCLLLCAAWLETRQVACNDDRITALRDVTQSWRQQVVVPLRQLRQSWRNSAQSDQALAALREQVKKLELEAEREQLQRLARCTHSWPDGAANAALNWLERLAPEPGCRDALHRLRIAATTP, encoded by the coding sequence ATGCCTACTGACTTGTGGCGATTCGCCGAAGCACTGTATCAAGACCCTGAGGTCGAGCAAGCCTGCCTGCAGCTGCAGACGCAAGGCGCTGACGTATGCCTACTGCTCTGCGCCGCTTGGCTGGAAACCCGGCAAGTCGCCTGCAACGATGACCGTATCACCGCCTTGCGCGACGTTACGCAATCGTGGCGACAGCAGGTGGTTGTGCCGCTGCGTCAATTACGCCAGAGCTGGCGTAATTCCGCGCAGAGTGATCAAGCGCTGGCAGCGCTGCGTGAACAGGTAAAGAAACTAGAACTTGAAGCTGAGCGGGAGCAACTGCAACGCCTGGCGAGGTGCACCCACAGCTGGCCTGACGGCGCAGCAAACGCCGCGTTGAATTGGCTGGAACGTTTAGCGCCTGAGCCAGGCTGCCGCGATGCACTGCATAGGCTGCGCATCGCGGCGACGACACCTTAG
- a CDS encoding uroporphyrinogen-III synthase, translating to MSSWRLLLTRPTQESAALAATLAQQGIYSSSLPLLAIEPLSERAEQRATLNDLSRYCAVIVVSKPAARLSLGLLQRYQLPMPTEQPWFSVGSATGQILREYGLQVHYPEHADDSEALLGLPPFQQALALADNPRVLIVRGEGGRELLAEHLRGQGVQVDYLPLYRRVLPQYPAAALAERVQAERLNALVVSSGQGFVHLRQLAADAWAQLALLPLFVPSPRVADMARAAGAQCIVDCRGASAAALLAALQTQPTPDL from the coding sequence GTGAGCAGCTGGCGTTTGCTGCTGACGCGGCCGACTCAAGAGTCAGCCGCGCTCGCCGCAACCTTGGCCCAGCAGGGCATTTACAGCAGCAGCCTGCCGCTGCTGGCCATCGAGCCCCTAAGCGAGCGAGCTGAGCAACGCGCCACGCTTAACGACTTGAGCCGCTACTGCGCGGTGATCGTGGTGAGCAAACCCGCTGCCCGCCTGAGCCTCGGGTTATTGCAGCGCTATCAACTGCCGATGCCTACCGAGCAACCCTGGTTCAGCGTGGGTTCAGCCACCGGGCAGATTCTTCGCGAGTATGGCCTGCAAGTGCATTATCCCGAACACGCCGATGACAGCGAAGCGCTGCTTGGGTTACCGCCGTTTCAACAGGCATTGGCGCTGGCCGATAACCCACGGGTGTTGATTGTGCGTGGTGAAGGTGGCCGGGAGTTACTGGCTGAACACTTGCGCGGTCAAGGCGTGCAGGTCGACTATCTGCCATTGTATCGGCGCGTGCTGCCGCAATACCCGGCAGCGGCATTGGCGGAGCGCGTTCAAGCTGAACGCTTGAACGCGCTGGTGGTCAGCAGTGGGCAGGGCTTTGTGCATTTGCGTCAACTGGCCGCCGACGCTTGGGCGCAACTGGCCCTGCTACCCTTGTTTGTACCCAGCCCGCGAGTAGCCGACATGGCCCGTGCGGCGGGTGCGCAATGTATTGTGGATTGCCGTGGCGCGAGTGCTGCGGCGTTGCTGGCAGCGTTGCAAACGCAACCTACCCCCGACCTCTGA
- a CDS encoding FKBP-type peptidyl-prolyl cis-trans isomerase: protein MSRLTLLLLCLLIPFAQADNHAHDLAYSLGVKLGERLRDEVPDLELQALLDGLRQAYRDEPLALDGKRIERLLAEHEARLDEAPKRLEKAKLAEQDFLATEKAKAGVRVLKNGVLVQELRPGNGRKPGATDRIQVRYVGYLADGSQFDESQTPQWFRLDSVIAGWRSALQEMPVGAQWRLVIPSAQAYGEEGAGDLIAPYSPLVFELELLDTNA from the coding sequence ATGTCACGTCTCACCTTGCTGCTCCTTTGCCTGCTTATCCCCTTCGCTCAAGCCGATAATCACGCGCACGATCTGGCCTACAGCCTGGGGGTAAAACTGGGTGAGCGGCTGCGTGATGAAGTGCCTGATTTGGAGTTGCAAGCCCTGCTCGATGGCCTGCGCCAGGCTTATCGTGATGAACCCCTGGCCCTGGATGGCAAACGAATTGAACGTTTGTTGGCCGAGCACGAAGCGCGGCTGGATGAAGCACCCAAGCGCCTTGAAAAAGCTAAGTTAGCGGAGCAGGATTTTCTGGCCACGGAAAAAGCCAAAGCCGGCGTGCGCGTACTGAAAAATGGCGTGCTGGTGCAGGAACTGCGGCCCGGTAACGGCCGTAAACCTGGCGCTACAGACCGCATACAGGTGCGTTACGTAGGCTATCTGGCTGATGGTAGTCAGTTTGATGAAAGTCAGACGCCACAGTGGTTTCGCTTAGACAGCGTGATCGCCGGCTGGCGCAGTGCACTGCAAGAAATGCCGGTGGGCGCGCAGTGGCGCTTGGTGATTCCATCGGCTCAAGCCTATGGCGAAGAAGGCGCAGGGGACTTGATTGCGCCTTACTCGCCGCTGGTGTTCGAGCTGGAGTTGCTCGACACCAACGCGTAA
- a CDS encoding LytTR family DNA-binding domain-containing protein yields the protein MNVLIVDDEPLARERLSRMVGELEGYCVLEPSACNGEEALSLIDSLKPDVVLLDIRMPGLDGLQVAAKLCEREAPPAVIFCTAHDEFALEAFQVSAVGYLVKPVRAENLSAALKKAERPNRVQLAALTRPALDSNGGPRSHISARTRKGIELIPLDQVIYFIADHKYVTLRHAGGEVLLDEPLKALEDEFGDCFVRIHRNALVARERIERLQRTPLGHFQLFLRGMNEEALIVSRRHVAGVRKLMHHL from the coding sequence ATGAATGTCCTGATTGTCGATGACGAACCTCTGGCCCGTGAACGCCTAAGCCGTATGGTGGGCGAATTAGAGGGCTATTGCGTACTTGAACCCTCTGCCTGCAACGGCGAGGAAGCCTTGAGCCTGATCGACAGCCTGAAACCCGATGTGGTGTTGCTGGACATCCGGATGCCTGGCTTAGATGGTCTGCAAGTGGCGGCCAAGTTGTGTGAGCGCGAGGCGCCGCCGGCAGTGATTTTCTGCACCGCCCATGATGAGTTTGCCCTGGAAGCCTTTCAGGTCAGTGCAGTGGGCTATCTGGTCAAACCGGTTCGCGCAGAAAATCTGAGTGCGGCGCTGAAAAAAGCTGAGCGGCCCAATCGTGTGCAACTAGCCGCCTTGACCCGCCCCGCGCTGGACAGCAACGGCGGCCCGCGCAGCCACATCAGTGCCCGCACGCGCAAAGGTATCGAGCTAATTCCGCTGGATCAGGTGATTTATTTTATTGCCGATCATAAGTACGTAACCCTGCGTCACGCCGGCGGCGAAGTGTTGCTGGACGAACCCTTGAAGGCGCTGGAAGACGAATTTGGCGATTGCTTTGTGCGCATTCACCGCAACGCGCTGGTGGCGCGTGAACGCATTGAGCGCCTGCAACGCACCCCGCTGGGGCATTTTCAGTTATTTCTCAGGGGCATGAATGAGGAAGCGCTGATCGTCAGCCGTCGGCATGTGGCCGGGGTGCGCAAGTTGATGCATCACCTTTAG
- a CDS encoding GNAT family N-acetyltransferase produces the protein MTLNIRPAIVEDAALILRFIVDLAIYEKAEHEVKTDVAGIEASLFGPDSSTQALICEHEGQPIGYAVYFFNYSTWLGKHGLYLEDLYVSPEKRGVGAGKALLRHLAQLAVAKRCGRFEWAVLDWNQPAIDFYQSFGARPQDEWTTYRLTGQALLDFAED, from the coding sequence ATGACCCTGAATATCCGCCCCGCTATAGTTGAAGACGCCGCCCTCATCTTGCGTTTTATCGTCGATCTGGCGATCTACGAGAAAGCCGAGCATGAGGTGAAGACAGACGTAGCGGGGATCGAGGCGAGTCTGTTCGGGCCCGACAGCAGCACCCAAGCGCTGATCTGCGAGCATGAAGGCCAGCCTATTGGCTATGCCGTGTACTTTTTCAATTACTCGACCTGGTTGGGCAAACACGGGCTGTACCTTGAAGACCTCTACGTCAGCCCGGAAAAACGCGGCGTGGGTGCGGGTAAAGCCCTGCTGCGTCACCTCGCACAGCTGGCTGTGGCCAAGCGCTGTGGCCGTTTTGAGTGGGCCGTGCTGGACTGGAACCAGCCAGCCATTGATTTCTACCAATCGTTCGGCGCCCGCCCGCAGGACGAATGGACCACCTACCGCCTGACCGGCCAGGCCCTGCTCGACTTTGCCGAAGACTAA
- the argH gene encoding argininosuccinate lyase: MSTEKINQSWGGRFSEPVDAFVARFTASVEFDKRLYRHDIMGSIAHATMLAKVGVLTDAERDSIIDGLTQIQGEIEAGQFDWRVDLEDVHMNIEARLTDRIGVTGKKLHTGRSRNDQVATDIRLWLRDEIDLILGEITRLQQGLLEQAEREAASIMPGFTHLQTAQPVTFGHHMLAWFEMLARDYERLVDCRKRTNRIPLGSAALAGTTYPIQREVTAQLLGFDAVGGNSLDGVSDRDFAIEFCAAASIAMMHLSRFSEELVLWTSAQFQFIDLPDRFCTGSSIMPQKKNPDVPELVRGKTGRVFGALMGLLTLMKGQPLAYNKDNQEDKEPLFDAADTLRDSLRAFADMIPAIKPKHAIMREAALRGFSTATDLADYLVRRGLPFRDCHEIVGHAVKYGVESGKDLAEMSLDELRQFSAQIEQDVFAVLTLEGSVNARDHIGGTAPNQVRAAVTRGRELLATR, translated from the coding sequence ATGAGCACTGAAAAAATCAACCAATCCTGGGGCGGCCGCTTTAGCGAGCCCGTCGATGCCTTTGTTGCCCGCTTTACCGCCTCCGTCGAATTCGACAAGCGCCTGTATCGCCACGACATCATGGGCTCCATCGCCCATGCCACCATGCTGGCCAAGGTGGGCGTACTGACCGACGCTGAGCGCGACAGCATCATCGATGGCCTGACGCAGATTCAGGGCGAGATCGAAGCTGGCCAGTTCGACTGGCGCGTCGACCTGGAAGATGTGCACATGAACATCGAAGCACGCCTGACCGACCGCATCGGCGTGACCGGCAAGAAGCTGCACACCGGCCGTAGCCGCAACGACCAGGTGGCGACTGATATTCGCCTGTGGCTGCGCGACGAAATCGACCTGATCCTCGGCGAAATCACCCGCCTGCAGCAGGGCCTGCTGGAACAGGCTGAGCGTGAAGCGGCAAGCATTATGCCCGGCTTCACCCACCTGCAAACCGCGCAGCCGGTGACCTTTGGCCACCATATGCTGGCCTGGTTTGAGATGCTCGCGCGCGATTACGAACGCTTGGTTGACTGCCGCAAGCGCACCAACCGTATTCCACTCGGCTCGGCCGCGCTGGCCGGCACCACTTACCCGATTCAGCGCGAAGTCACCGCCCAATTGCTGGGTTTCGACGCAGTCGGCGGCAACTCGCTGGACGGCGTATCGGATCGCGACTTCGCTATCGAATTCTGCGCTGCAGCCTCGATTGCCATGATGCACCTGTCGCGCTTCTCCGAAGAGCTGGTGCTGTGGACCAGCGCGCAGTTCCAGTTCATCGACCTGCCGGACCGTTTCTGCACCGGCAGCTCGATCATGCCGCAGAAGAAAAACCCCGACGTTCCTGAGTTGGTACGCGGCAAGACCGGCCGCGTATTCGGCGCCCTAATGGGCCTGCTGACCTTGATGAAAGGCCAGCCGCTGGCCTACAACAAAGACAATCAGGAAGACAAAGAGCCGCTGTTCGACGCCGCCGACACCCTGCGCGACAGCCTGCGCGCCTTTGCCGACATGATCCCGGCGATCAAACCCAAGCACGCGATCATGCGTGAAGCCGCATTGCGCGGTTTCTCCACCGCCACCGATCTGGCCGATTACCTAGTGCGCCGTGGCCTGCCATTTCGCGATTGCCACGAAATCGTCGGCCATGCAGTGAAGTACGGTGTTGAATCCGGCAAGGACCTGGCCGAGATGAGCCTCGACGAGCTGCGCCAATTCAGCGCGCAGATCGAACAAGACGTGTTCGCCGTACTGACCCTAGAAGGCTCGGTGAACGCCCGCGACCATATCGGCGGCACGGCACCCAATCAGGTGCGCGCCGCTGTCACGCGTGGTCGCGAGCTGCTGGCGACGCGCTGA
- the rsd gene encoding sigma D regulator gives MLESCQNAQERWGGVHLLIDRWLQERNQLVQAYVAINGSAASPSADALQQFCEILVDYVSAGHFEVYEQLTSEAKAFGDERGLELAKQIYPRIDAITEVALAFNDRCDTGDCNDSASLLDDVKHLGQLLHERFELEDCLIEVLHNAHQEQAVPSA, from the coding sequence ATGCTTGAGAGTTGTCAGAACGCCCAAGAACGTTGGGGTGGGGTCCACCTGCTGATTGACCGTTGGCTGCAAGAGCGCAACCAGCTGGTGCAGGCTTATGTCGCTATCAATGGCTCAGCAGCATCGCCCAGCGCAGATGCCCTGCAGCAGTTTTGCGAAATCCTTGTCGACTACGTGTCGGCTGGCCACTTCGAGGTCTACGAGCAATTGACCAGCGAAGCCAAGGCATTTGGTGATGAGCGTGGTCTTGAGTTAGCCAAGCAAATCTACCCGCGTATTGACGCGATCACGGAAGTTGCATTGGCATTTAACGACCGCTGCGACACTGGCGACTGCAACGATTCAGCATCGTTACTTGATGACGTAAAACACTTGGGTCAGTTGCTGCATGAGCGCTTCGAGCTCGAAGACTGCCTGATTGAAGTGTTGCACAACGCCCATCAAGAGCAAGCAGTCCCCTCCGCCTGA
- a CDS encoding DUF3833 domain-containing protein: MRALWVFCLVALLAGCAGPKVDDYVREQPRLELSDYFNGEMQAWGMFQNRSGEVVKRFHVTMTGTWDGDVGVLDERFTYSDGTTERRVWTLIKQADGSWRGTADDVVGEAIGHVAGNALNWRYKLRLKVDDSTYVVDFDDWMFLMDGQVMLNRAQMSKWGIDLGQVTLSFYKPTAVDATE, translated from the coding sequence ATGCGAGCGTTATGGGTTTTTTGTCTGGTGGCGTTGTTGGCCGGCTGCGCTGGCCCGAAGGTTGATGATTATGTCCGCGAGCAGCCGCGCTTGGAGTTGAGTGATTACTTCAATGGCGAGATGCAAGCGTGGGGCATGTTCCAAAACCGTTCCGGGGAGGTGGTTAAGCGTTTCCATGTGACCATGACGGGCACATGGGATGGCGACGTTGGCGTGCTCGATGAGCGCTTCACCTACAGTGATGGAACCACTGAGCGTCGTGTCTGGACTCTTATAAAACAGGCTGATGGTAGTTGGCGTGGCACCGCCGATGATGTCGTCGGTGAGGCTATCGGTCATGTCGCCGGTAACGCGCTGAACTGGCGTTACAAGTTGCGCTTGAAGGTCGATGACTCAACCTATGTGGTTGATTTTGATGACTGGATGTTCTTGATGGATGGGCAAGTCATGCTCAATCGTGCGCAAATGTCTAAGTGGGGCATTGATCTTGGCCAGGTCACCTTGAGCTTCTACAAGCCTACTGCCGTTGATGCTACTGAATAA